The sequence CCCTGTATCCTCCCCCATCCCTGCAGGACTGGTGTGGTCTGTGCCTTTGTCACCAACCAGCACATGCATGAGCAGATGGGCCCGAGTGTGGAGGCTGTGCCTGAGATTCTGCTCAGCCTCCGGGGCCTGGTCTCCGATGTCCCTCAGGTAAGTACTGAGTGACCCCCTCGCCACGGCAAGCCTGCATGAGCACCAGCCCCAGGCAAGACAGAATAGTGCCGGGACCTGTGGATTAGAAAGGGCTCCCCATTCAATGAGCCCCCTGACTGCCCCCTGCTGGAGAGTGGCTGTAGTACATGAATGCACGCTGGGCATCTTCAGGATGACCACGCTGCTGTGTGGGGCATCCCTGGAGAAAGCTgcggaagggagggggtggggggctgtcagGTGACAGGGGGAGAGCGGTCTCATGACCCTGTCTTTGCCTAGGAGCTGCAGGCTGTGGCACAGCAGTTCTCCCTTCCCCAGAAGCAAGTCTTGGAGGACCTGGATGGTGAGGGATACAGCCAGCTGACAGACGGGCCAGCCCATGAATCCCCCTGCTGCGCCTGTCTTGGGGGGGCCCTCTCATCCCCTCATCCTGGGCTCCACCTGGCCACACCCTCGAAGAGGCAGGGTTGGGGCCCAGCTATGGAGCGCAGTCATCGCTGTGCTGCAGGACCGAGAAGCCAGCGActctgcagagcccagtgtggggcctgggGAGGCTGGACTGATGGGTGAAGAGGGCTCCTAGGCTCCTAGGGGCCAGCCCTGCAGACCATGCTGTGCTCTGCAGGGGTCGGCATGAACATTGGGAGCGCTATCCACACCCAGCTCAAGAGCACTGTGTATGAAATGCTGGCCTCAGTGAGCAGCCTAGGCCAGGGTGAGTGGGaccagaggtgggggggtgggggtggcatcGCTTGAGGGCTGGTCCCACCTTCACCCAGGCCAGGATCCCATTTGCCtctgcagcaggcccctcccatGTCTTCCTCGTGGCTTTATCTAGGATCCTTAGCCTGGCTTCCCGTGCCCTTAGGGCCGTCTTCCTTCTAACCGCAGAGGTTCCTGACCCACCTCCCTGGGGATGGCGGAAGGGGGAGGGGTTCTGTCTCCCACAAGGCCTCTGAGGTGGTGGGGTCCAGAAGGGGGTCCCTCAGCCCTGCAGGTCTCTGTGGATCACCTCCAAGCCCTGAACAGCACGTTGGTGGAGCTGCGGAAGAGACAGCAGGGCCTGGAGCCCTCCGTCCAGGAGCGCCGCAAGCGCCTCCTCGCCCTCCTGGAGGGGCCCAGCTGCCAGGGCTGCACCGAGGCCCAGAACCGAACCCGTACCCTGGAGCTGGGAGCTGACTTCCACCAGGTGAGGGCCTCCTGAATGGAAGGGGGCTGCTCTGCTTGCTACCCCAGGAATCCCTGGGTGtttcccaaggcagactctggATCCCCTTCCTCGGGcagctccttccctccccacacagCAAGGGCTCATGATTTGGTCATCCCGGCAATGGGGTGAGAGAGCTTTCCTGGGCCATATGCTGTGCTGTGGGCTTTCTGTATTTTAGCTCCCTGAGTTCTCCTTGCCCCCTAGTGAGATGGTCCCCGTTTTGCATGTGAGGACATTGAGGGTTCCTCTCATCCTCCCTCTGGGTTCCCCCTTAGGCCTCTCCATGGGCTTTGTCATACCACCCCTTCTCCCCATTTCAGGTGTCCCCCTTGGACGATGTCCTGCATCGGCTGAAGGGCGTCCCAGAGGCCAACTTCTCCAGCATGGTCCAGGAGGTAAGTGCCTGTCCATTCTACCCAACTTCCCCATCACCTAGTAAGCTCACAAGTGAGGGGGCCTCATTTTCCCCCTTTGGGGGTGGGAACCTAAGGTTGAACCTAAGACTTGGGTCAAATCAGGGCCTTCCCTACCACAGGGCTCCCTGGGCTAGGCGCTCATGATGAGGGTTCTCGAGTGTGTGCAGTCTGGTGGAGGAGGCAGCCCCGGAAGCCAGAGGGAAGAGCTGGGCCCCTCgaggtggtgggggctggggtggccagggagcAAGGATGCCAGCTGAGCCCTGGAGGTGCAGCCTCAGTGCAGATGGGCTGTGGGGGAGGGTGCGGCATGAGTCAGCACCTGTGACCCGGGGCCTGGAAAATGCCAGAGTTGGGGAAATGGTGAGTCACCTGTGCTGGGTGGCTGGAGCTGAAGGTCCCGGGAGGAAGGGATCGGGGGAGCTGAGGAGGAGTAGGTTGGAGCCATTCAGGGATTGAGGCCTGGCATCATGTGCAGGATGGGTGAAGGAGAAGACAATAGCGGGGAGAGTCGGGAGGGGTCCCCCAGGAGCAGTGTTTTGGGGAGCTGAGTCAGGCAGTGCTGAGGAAGCAGAGAAGAAGCCATCTACCAAGAAAACAAAGGGCCTGTTTCCTGATTTCCTGAGCTGTGAGCACTGCAAGGGGTTCCCTCCCCCGGGCCTGGTGTTGTCAGGGGTCCCTCAAGCTGGGACTGTGGGTGGACAGCAGGAGGTACAGCCACCTTTTGTCCTGGCAGGAGAACAGCACATTCAATGCCCTCCCGCTCCTGGCAGCCTTGCAGATGGCCGATGTGGTCAAAGGTGAGGCCCTGTCCGGGGCCTGCTGCTCCCACCAGAGGGGCccttggagaggaggtggggcgGGGTGAGGGCACAGGGGTGGAGGGTTAAGGCTGTCCTCCATCTGGGCCTGGGCAGAGAGTGGGCCCTCTCTGGGGGTCTCAGATGCCCTTCCAGCCCACCCGtctcctccctgggctcctgggtgccttCCCCCTCCCATAAGTCTCTGCTGCTTGGGGCAGAGCTGAAGAAGGTGGTGGCCCAGAAGCCTGAAGGGCTGAAGACACTGGCCGAAGAGTTCCCAGGGTGGGAGGCAGCCGCTCGCTGGAGCCAGGCATTGGAGGAGGTGGAACAGAGAAGCCGCCCCTACCTGCAGGGAGTGCAGAGATACGAGAAACACAGGTGCCCAGGAGCCCATGGGCTTGGGGGTGGGACAGGCAGCCCAGCCTCTCAGCCACACTGGGCCCGATTCCCAGCCCTCATCAAACAACCCCAGACTATACTGAGCATCTGCCCCCTTTTCAGCCAAGACCCTTTACTCCTTGGGCCTCTGTCTCCGCCTTGCCTATGGGCCCTTGGGACGAGAGCCTGGGGACCACACAGGGGCCGTGGgcaccccccacccagccacTAGATCCTATGCTACCCCATCCTGGTGCCTCCTTTCTCAGTGACACCCCATCCTCTCTGTGGCAGGTGGATTTGGGGCTATGTGTTGTGCTCCGGAGTCCTGTTTGTGGTGGTTTGTAACCTGTTGGGCCTCAACCTGGGCATCTGGGGGCTGTCTGCCAGGGAGGACCCCAGTCACTCGGAAGCCAAGGGCGAGGCTGGAGCCCGCCTCCTCCTGATGTAAGATGGGCTCGGGGCAGGGTAAGAGTCTCTTCCACTGGGCCAGCCGGACTCCTCTCATGCCCATGGACAGCTTCTATTGTGACTACAGGAGAACGTCCTAGGAGTCAGGATGCTGGGCTCTACTTCCGGCTCTAGCACCAACTCACTGGGTGACTCTGGGCCAATTACTAACCCATCTGGGCCCGCACGTCCTCATCTGTGTGAAAGGGTTAGACTAGAGCAGGAGTGGCAGATAAGAAGCACCTCCCCCTTCCACGCCATTGACAATTACCATAATCAGTGGGCACTCTTTCCCACTGAGCCAGACGTGgcctcagaatccttcttaaCCCAGCATCTAGATAGCACTTCCAGTAGGAGGCAgcagcagagctagactctgtttGCCCTCTCTGCACTAGATGGTTAAGTCTGGGGCTGCCTCATTCAGTTGTGCAGGCTGGCCACTGCATAGGGTGCTTGACCAAAGTGGTGAATGGAGGCTGAAATCTAGCCCTTGTTCTATTCTCCGAGCCTCAGACCCTCGCTTGGGGCTGTGCCTATCCCACAGAGAAGCCCTACAGATCAGCAGCACTGGTCCCATTCAGCCCCCCTAAGTTGTGGCCCTTACTGTGCCACGTGGCTCTGTTGAGGGCTGAGTTCTGGAGCCGGTCACCTGCATGTGCCCGAGGCTCAGAGGCCGGCCATCCTTTCTCGTCGAGCAAAGCAGTTAGGGTGCCAGGGCCAGCCAGGGTGTCAGTGAGAGGCgggagttgggggcaggggagggggacaaCCAGCGGTTCTGACTTCTCCCCTCTGGCTCTAGGAAGCGGAGTCCTCAAAGGGCTCTGTCCTGGGGCCAACAGACCCCAGGCCACCCCAGCCATGTGGTGGGACAGAGGGTGTGCGGTCGAGGGTAGCCGGCCTCCTCTTTCCCACCTcagccccatccctctgctttcCCCAGAGGTGTGGGTTTCAGCTTCCTCATCGCTGCTCCCCTCATCCTCCTTGTCTTTGCCACCTTCCTGGTGGGTGGCAACGTGCAGACGCTGGTGTGTCAGAGCTGGGAGAGCAAGGAGCTCTACAAGGTGACCCTGCCTGTCCTGTTCTGGGGCcctgagggaggtggaggggactGGGCTCTACGGAAGCTGGGATGGCCTTGCCCTCAGCCTGCTCAGGGCCCTTTTCTCTTTGCCCCGTTTCCAGTTTGCAGACACCCCGGGGAACTTGCCCCCGTCCATGAACTTGTCTCAGCTTCTTGGCCTGAAGAAGAACATCAGTATCCTCCTGGCCTATCAGTGAGTGGGAAGCCTTGGCTGGGGATAGGGTGTGGGAAGGAGCTGAGGTAGGGGATGTCGGTCCCCTCCTGCTGTCCTTTTCTCCCATATTCGGTGTCAATTATTTCTCCCCAGTCAGTGCAAGGAAGGGGCTGCGCTCTGGAGCGTCCTGCAGCTCAATGACTCCTATgacctggagaaacacctgaatATCAGCCAGGTGAGGAACCTTCTAGAAGACTGTGGGGATCCCTCCTGCAGAATCCTCCCTCCTCTGGCCTTGCCTCTGTGGTGGGACGATCTTACTGAACCTGAGAAGTCTGCAAGAGTGTTGGAGACACCTTGGGGCAGAGGCCCCAGGGCCAAGCtcagggcctggcccagggcGAGAGCCCAGGATGGTTTCTAGGGTGTGTGGGAAGGTGAGTGAGTGCCTGGAGGCATAGCTCCAAGCGCTGTGCTCCAGAAGGAACTGAATACACCTGAGGTTGTAGCAAGAAGGGCTGGTGACAGTGAGTGACGGGGCTGAGGTGTGCGTGTCCTGACTGAGGACAGGCATTGGTTAGGATACTGCTGTGGTAGTAGGGTAgttggggctgggggggtggtgaCAGTGAAAATGATGGTGATTGAGTTGTGAGTCCCTGAGGGAGGTCTCACCAGAGGCCCTCTGCTGAGCTCCCACAGCCATAAACATGGGCCATTGAAAGCTCTTTTATAGTGGTGGCCTGGGAAAGTCTGCATGCTGTCTACTAGCCAGATATGTGTGGGCAGACAGCTAGGTCTTGGTGGGGGTGGGTTGGAGTGGAGGCAGGTGAGAAGCAGAGGCCTCCTGGGAAACTGTCTAGGGCTGGAAATATCCAAGATGGGGGCCTTGGATAACCAGGGGGAGAGCCCTGAGGGCCTGGTGACTCCGACCCCTGGAGAGCAGCTCTAGGGCCCTGGCTGAGCAACGATGCATGCCCTCACGCTGTCCTCCTCCATCCCCCTCAGTACACTGCCAAGCTGCAGCAGGAGTTGCAGAACCTCAAAGTAGACATGAAGAATCTGGATCTGCTGAGTCCAGCTGCCCACCGGGACCTGGAAGCCCTGCAGAGCAGTGGGCTCGAGAAAATCCACTATTCCAGCTTCCTTGTTCAGGTCAGCAAGGAGCCCCTCAGGCCAGACCCTGGCAGACAGAGGGGCTCGTCGAGGAGCTGGGCTGACAGGTGGTGTCTTGTGTCATCACAGCCCTCTACATTCCCTCCACTTTTCTACATGTCCctaggggttggggggggtctcTTCCTGTGGGGGGTTGTCTGCACACCGAGTGCCTCCAGACTGTCCGGGTGCCCTGGTCTGGGCTGGGCAGGAATGAACTGGCTCCCACCCCACAGCACGTGTCGCTGTTCCTGGTCCTGAACTCACTGCTGTGGTGAATGCTGGTGGGAAGTGGCCTCTTCATTGGGTTATACCAGAGGGTGCCtcattggtttgttttgttttgtttttttctatcctAACAGAAAATTCCTGATATATTTCACAGTTTCAGGTCAAACCCACGGTGACCCCTGTGTCACAACAGACTTAGCTGGTGAGGGGTACTTCTGAATAGACTGGGAATTTGAGGGCTGGGGGAGCCACAGTGCATTCCCTCTTGGCCTCTCCTGTCTGTCTCCAGATCCAGAAGCCCGTGGTGAACACCAACGTGGAGACACTGGCCCAGGAGCTGGAGGAACTGGCCCGGACCCAAGTGAGAGGGGACCAGGGGCCCCACTGGGCAGGCAGGGGTCAGAGAGAAGTTTGGGAGGTGGGAGAGGTTGGGTGGCTTGGACTGGGGAGGGTCATGAAGGCAAAGGCAGGGGATGGAGGGGTTCCCACCAGGGAGCGCAGAGGCCCTGGGTTCCCTGGATGGGCTTAAGAGTTTTGCAGTATCAGTTCTGACTCAAGCTCTACCTCCAGTGGACTATGTGGCCAAGGGCAGGTCATTCAGTGTcttcaggcctcagtttctttatctgtaaagtggaCATTCCTCTACCTCAGACCAGATGAAGTAACTGTCTAATGTCACAAAGTGGAGCAGGGGTTTCTAAGTGCACACTGCTTAGGGAGCCTGCTGGGACAGGCATGAGGACAGTGCTGTGGACTAGGTGTCCAATGATAGTTATCTTAGAGAAGCTTAAACTccactagaaaaaaatataacattttgcatttataaatatttagagCTTAAACTGACTCCACACCAAGCACACATGATGGGTAGAGTGAGGAGTATTTCCTGTTTTAGGAGATGCCACCACCGTGTGTGTGCGGCCACCTTGGTGTGGTGGGCTTAGGGGCACCTAGTAAGCTAGCAGTGGACCTAGAGCTCAGGCTTAGTGCCTCCAAACCTGGATTGGGGCCAGGAGCTTAAAGAGGCCTCAGTTCTCTGCCCCGAGCCCAGCACCTTCCACATCTTCTCAGTATGTCTGACTGAACAGCTGAGTAAAGAATATGTTGGCAGAAGTTGGCATGTCCCTGGCAGAGTGCCATTCTCATCTCTGTCTCCCCTCAGGGCAGTTCTGTGCTGGGACAGCAGCTGCAGCAGGAGGCCCAAGAGCTCAAAAGCCTCTATCGGGAGAAGGTCCTCCCCCAGGAGAGCCTCGTGGTCAGTTTGGAGGTGCAGGGAGTCTGGAacctggggaagaggagaggcggggaggggtaaaagaggagggaggggcaggaagctTTCTTCCCTATGCATCCCTTCCCTTAAccagccctgccctctcccccatAGGCCAAGCTCAACCTCACAGTCAGGGCCCTGGCATCCGAAGCTCTGAATCTCCAGGTAGCTGTTGGGGATGGGAAGGGTGGGGTGGAGCAGGTGGGTTGTCCCTGCAGAGGGGCCCTGCTGGTTTGGGATCTCATCTACTCCACCGAGTCCCCATGGAGGTTGATGATAGGGAGTGGGAAGAAatgggggggttggggtggaCAGATCCTTAAAGACCACCATCTTTGGCCTTTGTGTCTTAGGCCCTAACACCCCCATCCCAaggtgagtatgtgtgtgtgtgacgttgaattaatgaatgggtgaatgaatgctTGGCTGCTCCCTGACCGAGCAGGCGCTGAGTCaagccctctccttccccagatgGAGACCTCTGGGGTCTTGGACAAGGTCACCCAACTAAAAGGAGAGCTGCCTACCTGGGCCACCAGTATCTTGAGGAATGTGAGTTGGACATGGcacaggggctgggggcagcCACATAGTCAGAGATGGACTGAGCTGCTAATGCACATGGAGCTTCTTCTCTCCCCCGTTCCCTCACCATGGCTCCCAGGAAAGCCAGCTCAGCCTGTCCTACTGGTGCTTGGCATGGGTGGTGGTGGCGGCTGGCTCCTGGGACCCCTCCCAGCCGTGggctcttctctctcctgcagGAAAGTGAGTGTTTCCTGACCCGGGAAGTGGATTATTTCTCCCAGTACGTGGCCTGGGTAAGAGAGGAGGTGAGTCGGGGGCCAGGCCCTCCTGGcctcaagcaggctcccgggGCCACCAGCTCTTCATGCTGTTGCAtccttcctctgtcccctagAGCCCCTGGGGGTGCCCTAGGCCTTCAGCATTGAACCCAaactctgcatcaggcttctgcACTTCTGCTTCCTGGCGGGGCTCTGCTTACTCAGCCTCGGCTGCAGCCCTTCTCTGGGGCCCGAGTGTGAGCCGGGCCAGCTGTGGCTCTCTAGAACCTTGCCCCCATGCCCTTCCTCACATGGACCCCTGGCCCAGCTCTCCAATCGGCCCGCCTCCTGCAGGCCTGTGCTGGCCTTGGCCTCTATAAGCCGTCCAGGACCCACCCGGGGTGGGTGCGGTCGTGCTGAGCCCTGAGTGTGCGTGTGTATGGGCACATGTGGGTGGTACATGGGTGGGGGCTTGCACACCACAAGGGGGGGCCTCTCCAGTGAGGGTGTAAACCTAAAGAAAAGTCCTGGGCACACAGTAGGGGCTTAATACAGGCTGGTGAATGGGATGGAAAAAGCAGGAGCAGAGTAATGACCCTGGGTCAgcgtgtcttcctctctgtgtccctgCATCCACGTGTCTGTGCACAGTTgtgagcaggctccctacggGTTCCTGGACTTATCTCTGTCCGGTCACCCTCCTTCTCTGACTGTGGGATGTATGCCCGGGCGTCTGAGTGTCTCTCCATGTGCCTGCTTCCTGTTGACACCACAGGTGACTCAGCGCATTGCCACATGCCAGCCTCTCTCTGGAGCCCTGGACAACAGCCGTGTGATCCTGTGTGACATGATGGCTGACCCCTGGGTGAGCGCCTTCAGCTCCTCAGGTCTCATGGATGTGGAGACCCCcaagacagcatgagcagggccTGAGAGGAAGCAGGAGCCCTGCCTCCAGGCCTGCCCACTGGACCTTCCTCTCAGCTCTGAGAACACGTCCCTGTGTCCCTTACCGAGTCAGGAGGAGGCCTCGGGGTGGGAAGAAGTCGCTGCCTTGCCACAGTGAGCTGACCACACACCCTCTGTTCTAGAACGCTTTCTGGTTCTGCCTGGCATGGTGCACCTTCTTCCTGATCCCCAGTATCATCTTTGCTGTCAAGACCTCCAAACACTTCCATCCCATTTGGAAACGCCTCAGGTGAGGAGGTGGCCAGGACTGAGGGGGACAGCAGGGGTCTGGGAAGGAGTCCTTCTAGTCTCTGGGTACTGACCCCTTCCCACACCCGCTCCTGAGACTTCCCTTGTAGAGGAGGCCCAGGCCTAGCTCTGAGGAGTCACACACTCTGAGCAGCTCTGGGGCCAGAAGTTCTTTTGTATGTCTGCTCCATAGCCTTCTTTTTGCAAAACATCTCGCCACGCACAGCTTTTTGGAACTCTTCCTACCCCTGGAGAGTTTCTGCGCTGGGAAGATCAGGGCTCTGGGCTTGTCCCTGTGTCGGGGCCGAGGGTCCAGGCCTGGGAGGTCACTGGCTTTCTTTTTGCGATGTCCCAGCTCCACCAGCTCAGAGGAGACTCAGCTCTTCCACATCCCCCGGGTCACCTCCCTGAAGCTATAGGACCCCAGTGGGTGAGTGTCCCCACCCTCTTCGTTCCTTGGTGCCAGGAGTGGAGagtaggaagggaaggaagggcttGGGATCTGGGGTCTCCAGGGCCCAAGAGGGCAGGAGCGTTCTGGGACTTGGTGGGTCTGGCCCGGTGGTGGATCTGGCCCACCCGGCCTGAGCCCTGCCTTTCCCGCCTTCCCCTCACCCGCCCCGTTCTTCCTCCAGAACAGGGGTATTTGCTGGCTGCTAGGTGATGCCTGgggctgcctgccttcctcctcccttgACATGCCCTGGATCCGAGGACTTCCGTTGCTCTAGCCTAGAGCCCAGACGGGCATCAGGCCTGGATTAGCCTTCAGCTCCAGTTCCCTGACCCCATGTTGTCCTTTTCCACCCCCTTCTGCTGATGAATCCCTTTTTTCATTCTCAAAAGCACATTTGACTTTGGTTGAGCTACAAGGGCTGATGGGTTCTTGCAGGTATCGAGCCCTTATCCTCCTTGCTGAAACTCGTTAGCTCCAAAAGGAGCCTGTTTTCCACCTGTTGGAACCCCTTCCTCAGCCCCGTGGATGAGACAGAGGCCCTGCCCAACCCCATTCTGTCACTATTTGCCTATCCCCCCCACTCCTCCAAGCTCCTGTCCCGTTTCATCCTCTGACCTGCCCACCTGTCCTAGCTTCACTCTGCCCCAGCCCTTGTGTCCTCCCCACAGGGAAACTATTTTCCTTGCTTTGACCCCTTTCTACCTTATCCTACTACCTTGCTGGTACCCAGGGACTTGTCCTGCCCAACTAAGCCAATCAGGTAAAACCGCCAAGCAGGCCAGGGGCCGCTAGGGCTCTGCCTCATGGCCCTCGAGCCCTCCACTGCCCAGGTACCTGGACCTTCCACAGGCCCTGGCCTGGATTTCTGGACACTTTGTGGGGTGAGGGAGGCCTGTCTGAAGGCTGAGCCCCTTGCCCGCATCCTGGGTTGGAAATAGTGCTTTGTCCTACAGCTCTTCTCTGAGCACTGGCTCCCTAGGAAGGGACCTGGGACAAAGGCCAGAGTGGGGGTGGTCACCCCTGGTTTCCCGGAAGGTAGCCTCTTTGACAGCCCCCACCCAGCTTTCCCAGGAGAGATCTGGTGGCCACAACTGGATTCTGTACTGTGCCCCTTCCTCCTTCTATCCTGCACATGAGGCCTAGTCCATCCTGTGCCCTCTCTGAATGCTGGATGCTGAGTTCCAGAAacagggaaaaggaggaggagagagaagagatggaCAAAACCTTAGATCCATTAAAGTGTTCTCACTTCCTAAGCCTCGGCCTTGGATCTCTGACATGAGCTCAGGCTAGGGCCCTATATGCAGTTGGTGTTTAATGAGTTTTTTTTGGTGAGGAGAATCCAAGGCTTCCTCTGGCCGTGGACATCCAGGATTAACCCAGCAATCAGCAGATGGGGAGTGGGACCCACTCTGAGAGCAGGCAGGCCTGGCTGCACATTCTGGCTTTAATGCTTGAAAGCTAGGACACCTTGGACATGTTCTGTGTGTTCCCTAGACCTTAGTCTCTCCATTGGAAAGAATAGTCATGACTGCCTTCTGGGGCTATGAAAAATGTGACATTGCATGGAAAGCCCTTGGCAGGAGCCTGGCACAAAAAAAATCCTCAGatgctgctattttttttttttttttttctgccacaaCTACTCTGGGCCACGGGCTGAGCTGGGTCTTGGCAGGTACaagagaggagggagatgggTCCCTGTTCAAAGGTGTGAAGCCCTTTAAGACTACAGTCTGCTGAGTTTCAGGGTGTGTCTATGTTGCATTGCATTTTACAAGCCAGCAACAGATTTGCTACTAGAAATTAGGATGGTGTGTACGCAACCTACTGTCATTGTTCCAAGCACACTCCAACCAGGCATCCTTGAATGAAGCacaactgttttttgttttttgttttttgcttttcccaAAGCTTTTTTGGCTTGTTTCTCATCTGTTGCCCTATTCAGGGGAACTATGGTGCCTGCATGTTAAGAATGAAATTGATGGGATAAAAGTTGAGAAAACAATTGTGAAATAATTTCCAGTTCTCCACCTT comes from Neovison vison isolate M4711 chromosome 8, ASM_NN_V1, whole genome shotgun sequence and encodes:
- the PROM2 gene encoding prominin-2 codes for the protein MTRSPGLLATLLGLGLGLGLSPPGAGAADCGSLSSAQRLAFAPAAGVHWLAPRVRPPGALNPLYGTVRRFLSVVQLNPFPAELVKTLLNEPASVKVDEVVRYEAGYVVCAVIAGLYLLVVPIAGLCFCCCRRRCGGRVKTEHKATACERGTLMAFLLLTTLVLLTGVVCAFVTNQHMHEQMGPSVEAVPEILLSLRGLVSDVPQELQAVAQQFSLPQKQVLEDLDGVGMNIGSAIHTQLKSTVYEMLASVSSLGQALQVSVDHLQALNSTLVELRKRQQGLEPSVQERRKRLLALLEGPSCQGCTEAQNRTRTLELGADFHQVSPLDDVLHRLKGVPEANFSSMVQEENSTFNALPLLAALQMADVVKELKKVVAQKPEGLKTLAEEFPGWEAAARWSQALEEVEQRSRPYLQGVQRYEKHRWIWGYVLCSGVLFVVVCNLLGLNLGIWGLSAREDPSHSEAKGEAGARLLLIGVGFSFLIAAPLILLVFATFLVGGNVQTLVCQSWESKELYKFADTPGNLPPSMNLSQLLGLKKNISILLAYHQCKEGAALWSVLQLNDSYDLEKHLNISQYTAKLQQELQNLKVDMKNLDLLSPAAHRDLEALQSSGLEKIHYSSFLVQIQKPVVNTNVETLAQELEELARTQGSSVLGQQLQQEAQELKSLYREKVLPQESLVAKLNLTVRALASEALNLQMETSGVLDKVTQLKGELPTWATSILRNESECFLTREVDYFSQYVAWVREEVTQRIATCQPLSGALDNSRVILCDMMADPWNAFWFCLAWCTFFLIPSIIFAVKTSKHFHPIWKRLSSTSSEETQLFHIPRVTSLKL